A window of Candidatus Methanomethylophilaceae archaeon genomic DNA:
AGAGCCTCGTCGACAACTCCGAAAACAAGTTCGGGATGGCGCTTCTGATCGCCGCCGTGGGGAACATCCTCGATTTCGGCATCGACGCCAGGACCGTGGACAGCCCGGAGGATTTCGGCGAAAGATTCGACGCTTTCATGGCGGAGGGATTGGGCCTCTATGACGAGGAGCTGATCAACTCTCTGCTTCTGGGCGCAAGGAGGATCACTTACGTGTTCGACAACTGCGGCGAGTCCCAGCTTGACAGGATCCTGATCAGGGAGCTCCGCAAGAACGGCAAGCATGTGATAGGCGTGGTCCGCGGGAAGCCCATCTTCAACGACGTGACCAAGTATGACGCCGAGAGATCCGGATTGGCCATGGATCTGGATGAGATCTACGACACAGGCAAGTTCTATGTCGGGGTCGACTGGGAAAATATACCTGAAGATACCAAGAACGCTGTCTTAAGCTCCGATCTCATCATAATGAAGGGGATGGCGAACTATGAGAGCGCCTCGGAGAAAACTCTCTCAGTGCCAGTGATCCACATCCTCCGCGCCAAGTGCGTCCCGGTCGCCAAATCTGTAGGGGTGCCGCAGGGAACCAACGCGGTGTTCGCCGTCCTCAACGGGAGGAGAATGGACAGATGAGGGTCCGGCAGGCCGTGATAATGGTGGGGGGTCAGGGCACAAGGCTCCGCCCCCTCACCGAGAGCTGCCCCAAACCCATCCTCCCGGTTGCAGGGAGGCCTTGCATATGGTATCTCATGAGGTCCATGGCCAGGGCGGGCATAGAGGAGATAATCCTCGCCTGCGGCTACCGCCCCGAGATGATGGAGGGGGCTCTCGGAGACGGCTCTGATTTGGGGATAAAGATATCGTATTCGTACGAGAGCGAGCCGATGGGCACCGGAGGCGCTCTCAAGCTCGTGGAAGACAGGCTGGACCCAGTCTTTCTGGCGTCCAACGGCGACGTGTTCGCTGACATCGATCTGAGGGCGGAGATCGATCGCCATCTCGATTCCGGAGCGGAAGTGACGGTCGCCCTCGCCTCGGTTCCCAACCCATGGGAGTTCGGGGTTGCCCGCGTCGCGGATGACGGCTCGATACTCGAGTTCCGCGAAGGCATGAAGGAGGGCGAGACGTTCTCCGACCAGATAAACGCGGGTGTCTATGTGGCGGATAAGAACGTCTTGGAAAGGATCCCGGCGGGAAGGTTCTGCGATTTCTCTAAGGAGATATTCCCCGAGATCATATCCTCCGGCGGGAAGCTGATGGGATACCCGTTAGACGGCATTTGGATGGATGTCGGCCGCCCCTCTGACTATGTCAAAGCAAACCTGTGCATGGCATCCAGAGAGCCCGGGGATTCGAGCTCGCGCATATCCGGGGGCTCGTCGGAAGGCCCCGTTTTTGTAGGGGAGGGAGCTTTCGCAAAGGATTCGGACATCAATTCCGCCGTCCTGATGGGAGGGGCGGAGGTCGTCGGATCTCGCCTCAGGCGCGCCGTGGTCCTGAGCGGCAGCAGGATAGAAGGGGCCGACGTAGAAGACAGCATAATCGGCAGGGGCTGCAGAGTGTGCGCCGGCGCCGTTGTCAGGAATTCAGTCCTTGCCGATGGGGACGTCGTCGGTCCCGGCGAGAAAAGGGATGACGGCAGGAAAGTCCGATCGGACCTTTTTCGTCGTTTCGACCGGGTCCCAGACGTTCACGTCGCAGTTCCCGGATTCGATGTATTTCTTCGCGTCCGAGCGCGCTTTCATCTCCAAGCGCCCGGCATAAAGCATTTTCACGGGGTGGAAGCCGAGGTCGCGGATCATTCCCAGCGCGGCTTTGAGGACGTATTTCCTGTTCCACGACGGGATGTCGTAGTCGAACTTCTTCTTCATGTTGCATTCGCCTATGTTAACGCGGGTCCTCTGCTTGAGGAAATCCTCTTCCGTCTCCGGGCCTCTGTTATAGACGATCGCATCGGGGGCATAGGCGCATTTGTACCCCGCTTTCTCGAGATTCATCCTGATGATGTCCTCGTCCGACTGCTGGTCCAGCGCGAGGCGCGTCCCAATGTCGCGGAAAGCTACCAATTCCCCGATCTTCGGATAGATCATGGCGAGGTTGTGGTGCATGCTCCACAGCACATGGACGGCGAACCCGACTCTGTCCTCTTTGCTGTTGGTAGGCATCGGGTGGCCTCCGACCATGCCCATCTTCTCGTCTTCGAAAGGCTCCACGAGATGGAGGAGGGATTCGTCGGTCCCGAGGATGTTGTCTGCGTTCAGCATGACGACCAATCCGCACGTTTTCGCGTCAAGATAAGCGTTTATGGCGGAATTCTTCCCTTCCCTTCTGTTCTGGACTATGAGATTGATGTCTTCATGCTTTTTCTGGAGCTTGCGGACGATGTCGTCGGTCCCATCCGTGCTTCCGCTTGACACTATTATGACCTCTTTGACGTGGAATCCCGGCGTCTTCTGGGAATAAATCGAGCTCACGCAACGCTCTATGTTCTGCGCTTCGTTGTACGCGCATATCCCAATGGTTATGTCTGGAAGCATGGCCGCCGGTCGCACTATATTTTCCTATCATAAAACCAATGCGGTTTTTAGGGTCCGATCTTATCTGTCATCTCGGTTTCCCGGAAGCCTTCTTTTCGGACAATTCCCTCAGCAGATCCGACAGGAACGCCTCAAGGTCGCGATTGCGTTGGTACGGCGGGATTTCAAGCTTTTCGGCCGCTTTGATGGCGACCTCCAAATCCTTCAGATCCCTCAGGACGACCGCTCTGCCCATGGCTTCGACCTTGGCCGCCACCTCTTCCTGCCCATCCGGAGTCCCGTCGGTGCTCCTGACGACCACGGTGCGCGGGACCAGAACCATGGGTATCCTCCTCTCCAAGCAGTTGAGGATGGTCCCGATCCCGGCGTGGCACACCACGAGGTCCGCTTTCCCGTACAGCTCAGACATCCCGTCGTCGGGAAGGAAATCGAAGCATCTGCTGTGGGATCCATTGAACCCGGTTCCGGCCACCTGCTGGACTACTTCTTTCCCGCTGCGTTCCGCGTATGCGTCCATGCGCTCGAAAAGCGGGCCGAAGGGGTAATCGTTCATCCCGATGGTGACGAGTATCAGAATATCCCCCCATGATATTCGGCGCCGATCTGTTCCGCGAGGCTCTCCCATCTGACTATGAAGCGGTCGCAGAAGCGGCGTATGAAAGAGGCCGAACCGGACAGCTCGGTGACGTTCGCTCCCGATTCTATGTAAATGGTGTACGCGCCCAGGAACTTGCAGAGCGGGAACAGGAAAATGTCGGCATGCCCCATCCCGGTGCTGATCAGGACGTCCGGCTTGTCGAAGAGGACCTTCGGAAGCAATCTGGCCAGAGATAGGATGAAGCGGAATCTGCTTTTCCAAGGGGGGATCAGCAGAAATTTGGGCTCTTCCAGATCGTCAGTGCGCACGCTTTCATAGGTGATGAATCTGCAGTTGTAGGCTTCCCATGCGCCTTTGAGCTCCATCATCTCTTGCAGATGCCCGCCCCAGCTGCACAGAAGATCCACGCGCATGAGAATCCAACCGAGCGCTGGTATATGCTTTTGGCGGTCGGCTTTTTCTCGCCCATCGGTTTCCTCCCGCCAATATTCTTTTTCTCGCAGGCGGAATCGACATCTGCGTCCGAAAGCGGCGCGGCGAGATAGAAAGAATGCCGAGTGAACGGGCAATTTCTTCAGGTTTGGGCGTCGGACTTGCCGTTTGCCGCCAATCGGAATAGCTGTTTTAGAGGTTAAGATAATTCTTATTGGAATATAGGGTATGTACTTATATATACAGGAAGCACGTAAGCAACACGGTCAGTTCTCACGGGATATGTCGGTTTTTCGTTTGAACCGGTTCGGAAGCCGACGCAGAAGGTGAA
This region includes:
- a CDS encoding DUF89 family protein; the protein is MKIQADCIPCLMKRALFQCRLDDRVDDYSAMEACAKAMAKALGPDKTTSEVGTAVHEASYAKMLTEDPYKKIKVSADNIADGLAMRAQSLVDNSENKFGMALLIAAVGNILDFGIDARTVDSPEDFGERFDAFMAEGLGLYDEELINSLLLGARRITYVFDNCGESQLDRILIRELRKNGKHVIGVVRGKPIFNDVTKYDAERSGLAMDLDEIYDTGKFYVGVDWENIPEDTKNAVLSSDLIIMKGMANYESASEKTLSVPVIHILRAKCVPVAKSVGVPQGTNAVFAVLNGRRMDR
- a CDS encoding glycosyltransferase, encoding MLPDITIGICAYNEAQNIERCVSSIYSQKTPGFHVKEVIIVSSGSTDGTDDIVRKLQKKHEDINLIVQNRREGKNSAINAYLDAKTCGLVVMLNADNILGTDESLLHLVEPFEDEKMGMVGGHPMPTNSKEDRVGFAVHVLWSMHHNLAMIYPKIGELVAFRDIGTRLALDQQSDEDIIRMNLEKAGYKCAYAPDAIVYNRGPETEEDFLKQRTRVNIGECNMKKKFDYDIPSWNRKYVLKAALGMIRDLGFHPVKMLYAGRLEMKARSDAKKYIESGNCDVNVWDPVETTKKVRSDFPAVIPFLAGTDDVPIGKD